Part of the Lichenicola cladoniae genome is shown below.
CCCGTGTAAATCATAACTCACCGCGATCGGGCAATCCGGCCCGACCACTGCGCGAGCCCGCGTGATCCAGTCGCCCTCTGCATCTTCCATGCCGGTCACGAACATCGCCCCGTGCATCGCGAGGTATAGCCCGTCCACCGGCCCATGCGCCCGCAGCCGGTCCAGGAACTCGTTCACCAGCGCGGTATACGCTGCCGCCGTTACCGGCCCGCCCGGTATCGCGCGCGCATGCAGCGTCGGCAGGAACGTCGCCGGGTAATCGTGCAAGAATCCGAACGTCGACGATGCGAACTGCGACGTACCGCGTTCCACACGGAATACGTCGTAACCGGTCTCGACCGGATTGTACGTGCTGCACTCTATGTGAATACCGCCGACCGCGATCCGCATGGTGCCTGTGCTCCCTGTCATTCGTCCGCGCCCCAGAGGTAGCGATGCAGCGCGACCCCGGCTGCACCTTCCGCCCAGGCCGACGGCGCGATCGTCACGAACCCGACCGGCTCGCCCGTCGCCGAACCGGCAAAACCATCCAGCACGTTCGCCGCGATCGCCCGGCAGACGGTTGCGCCGTACACCCCGGTCGCCAGCGCCGGATCAACCCCGATCAGCACCTTGCCCGGATCGAGGCACTGGATCATCTGCGCGATCGCCAATCCCAGCGCCAAGCCGCCATCCTGCAGCAACCGTACCGCCGCGCCGAACCCCGCATCCGCCTGGCGCTGCAACGCCGCCGGATTGCCCGCCATCCTGCTGACACGCGCCACATCCGCCAGCGCCCGCAGCGACGACAGCGTGTCGAGGCACCCGCGCTTGCCGCACCGGCAGGGCAGGCCGCCCGGTCGCAACGTCACATGCGCGATCTCGCCCGCGCCCCCATGCCGCCCGCGCAACAATCGCCCATCGACGATGTGACCGCAGCCAATCCCCTGATCCACCGAGACCAGGCTGAAATTCAACATCCGGCTCGACATCTGCATTCCGCGCGCCAGCGCATGCGCATCGTTCTCCAGCCGCACCGGCACTCCGAGCCGCTCCTGCAGCAAGGCAGCCAGCGGCACGTCGACCCATCCCAGCCGCGTCGACTGCCGGCAGCGCTTGCCGGCCAAATCCACGAACCCCGGCACCGCCACCCCGACGCCGGACGGACGGATAGCGTGTCCCGCCAGCAGATCCGGTATCGCCGCCGCGATCGCCTCGACCAGCGTCTCCGGCGTCCATCCGCCGGACCGCGCAGCGGCCGATACCGTCAACTGCCCGAGCGTCCTTCCCACCAAGTCCGACAGCACCACCATCGCGTCCCGCTCCGCCAGCGACACCCCGACGAAGCACGCCGCATCGCCCCGCAGCGCCATCGGCCGCGACGCGCCCTTCGACCCAGGCGGCCTAGCGGCTTCCTCGACGAACCCGAGCCCGACCAGTTCGCGCATCACGACGGTGATCGCCGGCTTGCTGAGCCCGCTGCCTTCCGCGAGCATCGTCCGGCTCATCGGCCCGGAGCGGCCGAGCAGCCGAAGCATCTGCGTTTGGGTCGTCGTCAACATCGATTTCAGTTCAGTTCCTGAACTCGCTTGACGTCAAGGGTTCAATCACTGAACAGTGTTTTCAATGGTATTTCCGACCTTCCGCAGCCTCGTCCTGCTGCTGGCCCTGACCGGCCAGGCCGGCGCCGCGACCCTGCGTATCATGCAGTCGGAACCACCTCGCAGCATGGACCCGGCCGACCAGACCGCGACCTTCACCGCCTCCGTGCTCGACCCGATGTACGAAGGCCTGGTCAGGATGCTTCCCGACGGCCGGATCGTCCCCCGGCTCGCCCTGAGCTGGACCACCAGCCCGGACGGCCTCGACTGGCGCTTCATCCTGCGCCCCGGCGTCCGCTTCCACGACGGCACGATCCTGACCCCGACGGTCGCCGCTCAGTCCTTCGCCCGCCTGCTCTCCGCCACCAGCGGCCTGGTCGGCGCCGGCCATTACGGAACGATCATCGCCAGCGTCCGCCCGGACGGTCCCGCCCTCCTGGTCCACCTTTCCAGGCCCTACGCGTTCCTGCTGCAACTCCTGGCCGGTGCTCAGGCCGACCTGGTCTCGCCCGCCGCCGCCCGCGCCGGCACGCTCGGCCGCATCCCCGTCGGCACCGGCCCGTACCGGTTCGTCACCTGGAAAAGCAGTGACTACGTCGAGGAAGAACGTAATCCGGACTATTGGGGACCGAGGCCCGCGATCGACCGGCTGCGCTGGAGCTGGTCGCCGGAAGCCTCGGTCATGAACATGGCTTTGCGCACAGGCGAGATCGACGTCGCCGTCCCGTTCCCGGCCTTGTTCGCCAGCCGCCTGGGCGACGCCCCATTCCTCCGGCTGCAGCAGCAGCCGGGCGCCGCGATCTATTTCGTCGCCCTGAACACGCGCCTCCCGCCGCTGAACGACCCACATGTCCGTCACGCGCTCAGCCTTGCCACCGATCGTCCAGCCCTGGTCGCAGCACTGCTGCACGGCTTCGGCGAACCGGATTGCGGTCCGCTCCCGCCCGCCACCCTCGGCTGCGGCCAGGCAACGCCGGCACTTCCACACGATCCCGCCCGCGCCCGCGCGCTGCTCGCCAAGGCGGGCCTGCCACACGGCTTTGCGCTGTCGGTGGCCGTACAGGAACCGGAGGAGCCGATCGCGGAGGCGCTGCAGGCGATGTGGGCCCAGGCCGGGATCCGTCTGTCGATCCGCCGCCTCGAAGCCGGCGTCTGGGTCGATGCCGCCTTCGCGGGGCCGGCCGCCAAGCAGCAGGCCCGGCTCGGCGCCGTCATCACCTCCTGGGCCGCCCCGTTCGTGCCGGACCTGCAGCTCCGCCCGCTCTTCGCCGGCCGCAGCGAGGCTCCCGCCGGCGCCAATCTGGGCTTCTTCTCCGATCCCGCGCTGGATCAGGCCATGGCTGACGCCGCCCGAACCCTGGACGCCACCGCCCGGGATGCCCTCTACCGCGACATCGCCCGCCGTCTCGACGCCGCCGCGGCGCATATTTCCCTCTACACCCCGTCCGACCTGGTCGCGCATGCGAGCCGCGTATCCGGCCTGGCGGTCCTGCCGGGAGGCGAGCTCCAGCTCGACCAGGCCATCATGACCGGTCCGCCCTGATGCTCCGCGTCCTAATGCGCCGGCTGTTCCTGCTGCCGCCTCTTTTGCTGGCCGTGTCGCTACTGATCTTCGCCGCCGTGCACGCCATGCCCGGCGACCCCGCACGGCTCATGGCCGGTCCGCAGGCAACCACCCAAGCCGTCGACGCCATGCGCACCCGCCTCGGCCTCGACCAGCCCCTCCCAGTCCAGTATCTCGCCTGTCTCGCGCATGCGGTGCACGGCGATTTCGGCCTATCCCTGGCCTCGAAACTTCCGGTCAGCCGCGAGATTGCCGACCACCTGCCGCCGACCCTGGCGCTGGCCACCTTCAGCGAGTTGCTGGCCGTGGCACTCGGCATCCCGCTCGGCATGCTGGCTGGCATCGGCCGCGGCAAGCTGTTCGATCGCGCCGTGGTCTTCCTCTCGGCGATCGGCGCCTCAGTCGCCAATTTCTGGCTCGCCCTGATGCTGATGGAGGTGTTCGCGGTCCGGCTGCACTGGTTGCCACTGCTCGGCGCCGGAGACTGGCGGCACTACGTCCTGCCGGCGATCGTGCTTGCCGTGCTTCCGGCGGCGCTCATCCTGCGCATGACCCGCGCCGGCATGATCGAGGTGTTGGCGCAGGATTACATCCGCACCGCGCACGCCAAGGGCCTGTCCCGCAGGGCGGTCTATTTGCGCCACGCGCTGCGCAATGTCCTGTCGCCGATCGTCACCGTGGTGGCGCTCAATCTCGGCAGCCTGATCGGCGGCGCGGTCATCACCGAGACGGTGTTCGACTGGCCCGGCCTGGGCCGGCTGCTGGTTGATGCGGTGCGCATGCGCGACTACCCGATCATCCAGGCGATGACCCTGCTCGCCGTGCTGGCGGTCGTGCTTGCCAACCTCGCCGGCGAGCTCGCGATCCTGCTGCTCAATCCGCAGCTGCGGGAGGCGCGGGCATGAACACCCTGTTCGCGTTCATCGAGCCGCTTCGCCGCCGCCCGAGCCTCGCCCTCGGGCTGGCGCTGGTCGGGCTGGTGTTCCTGCTTGCCATCGTCCCGGACACCTGGCTTTCGTCGAGCCCGTACGCCCAGGACCTCTACCACACGCTCCAGTCGCCCTCGCTCGGCCACCCGTTCGGCACC
Proteins encoded:
- a CDS encoding ROK family transcriptional regulator; protein product: MLTTTQTQMLRLLGRSGPMSRTMLAEGSGLSKPAITVVMRELVGLGFVEEAARPPGSKGASRPMALRGDAACFVGVSLAERDAMVVLSDLVGRTLGQLTVSAAARSGGWTPETLVEAIAAAIPDLLAGHAIRPSGVGVAVPGFVDLAGKRCRQSTRLGWVDVPLAALLQERLGVPVRLENDAHALARGMQMSSRMLNFSLVSVDQGIGCGHIVDGRLLRGRHGGAGEIAHVTLRPGGLPCRCGKRGCLDTLSSLRALADVARVSRMAGNPAALQRQADAGFGAAVRLLQDGGLALGLAIAQMIQCLDPGKVLIGVDPALATGVYGATVCRAIAANVLDGFAGSATGEPVGFVTIAPSAWAEGAAGVALHRYLWGADE
- a CDS encoding ABC transporter substrate-binding protein, encoding MVFPTFRSLVLLLALTGQAGAATLRIMQSEPPRSMDPADQTATFTASVLDPMYEGLVRMLPDGRIVPRLALSWTTSPDGLDWRFILRPGVRFHDGTILTPTVAAQSFARLLSATSGLVGAGHYGTIIASVRPDGPALLVHLSRPYAFLLQLLAGAQADLVSPAAARAGTLGRIPVGTGPYRFVTWKSSDYVEEERNPDYWGPRPAIDRLRWSWSPEASVMNMALRTGEIDVAVPFPALFASRLGDAPFLRLQQQPGAAIYFVALNTRLPPLNDPHVRHALSLATDRPALVAALLHGFGEPDCGPLPPATLGCGQATPALPHDPARARALLAKAGLPHGFALSVAVQEPEEPIAEALQAMWAQAGIRLSIRRLEAGVWVDAAFAGPAAKQQARLGAVITSWAAPFVPDLQLRPLFAGRSEAPAGANLGFFSDPALDQAMADAARTLDATARDALYRDIARRLDAAAAHISLYTPSDLVAHASRVSGLAVLPGGELQLDQAIMTGPP
- a CDS encoding ABC transporter permease, with protein sequence MLRVLMRRLFLLPPLLLAVSLLIFAAVHAMPGDPARLMAGPQATTQAVDAMRTRLGLDQPLPVQYLACLAHAVHGDFGLSLASKLPVSREIADHLPPTLALATFSELLAVALGIPLGMLAGIGRGKLFDRAVVFLSAIGASVANFWLALMLMEVFAVRLHWLPLLGAGDWRHYVLPAIVLAVLPAALILRMTRAGMIEVLAQDYIRTAHAKGLSRRAVYLRHALRNVLSPIVTVVALNLGSLIGGAVITETVFDWPGLGRLLVDAVRMRDYPIIQAMTLLAVLAVVLANLAGELAILLLNPQLREARA